TGGACCTCATGGCTCAAATTCTGACAATACCTGAGTCGTTTCACAGTAATTGTGACACTCAGAAAAATGTGTCCATGGTTTTACCGCCATTTCTTATTCAATGATTGTCCAGTTAGCAACTGTGAGTCATGTGACCTGCAGTACCGACTGCGGCCACAACATTAAATCACCTCACAGCTCAGAGATGTCAACTTTGCCCACTTGTGGAGccagaaaaataattaatttgagCAACAAGAAGCTTAATCCAGATGTAATTAAGGATGTAAGAGCATGTAgcaagagtctacagtcatgctagtgAGGCTGTGTTTATGCCACAGTCTTGTCAGAGCGGATTagttactcaagtactgtacttgagtataattttgaggtatttgtacttgaTTTCACTggatttcagagagaaatatcttTTACATCATGATGATTACTATAGATTAAGCTGCACAGCAGAATATAGAGTAGTTAAAATTGGCTTTACCAGCTGCACCATTAAAGTGATGCACATTACataacacattaatgcattaataattgGAATCCAGTTATATAATATTTGTTATTTAGTCCATtttgcagaatgagtacttttacttttggtactttaagtacattttgatgctaataccaatgtacttttaagtacaattttgaataGAGTAAAAGagtttttttacactgtagtattgctgCTTCTACTTGAGTAAAAAATGCGagttcttcttccaccactggagatGTTAGCAGAGCATGTAGAGTACAGGATGTAAAAAAAGTATCTTAGCCTGTTTATGCAGGCTGACTGGTCCTTTACATGAAAGGAGAAACACTCGACACACACCAGTACCTCACAGCTTTGGTAGCGTAGCAGCTTCCGACCATCTTAGCAAACTTTCTGAGCTCGTTCAGCCTCTCTACGTCTTTCTGTCCTTCCCTGCGTCCTCTCGTTGTGTTGCTTCAGGTCTTGATCAGTTCTTTTTCTTTGGACGGTGTTTTCTGGCCGTTCACCAGTTCGTAGCCTCCTTTACTTTCCGGCTGCGGTTCCTGATGTCCGGCCCTCCTGCGCAGAACCACGACTGTCAGCAGGAAGCAGAGCAGCCCCCCGCACACAAAGACCACCTGCATACCCagaaacctgcacacacaagcataaaGGTGTTCATGGACTTGTTTTGGTGTTTGGGAGCTGAGGAAAACCCCAGACTTTCCAGGGTCAGAACCACAGAACTCTGCCAGTATGTTATCACTATGACttcacactcacaaacagcatgtttttGTGCTGACAGCTACATGTTTCACAGGAAAAGGTTAAACAGCTGCTACACTGCAtttctaaatgttgttttatgttttttttactttttaattaattgaaatTTGCCTATGTCTATGACTATGTCTCCCTCCAAAGAAACTGTACCTATTGTTTGTTCATATGATCTGCTTCTTATATTCTGATTTTTCTTGACATCACACATTGGATGACGAATGGTTTGTGGACTGTGAAAGCACCAGGGACAACGATGGGAATATCTCCAGGACTTTATTGTCCTGTCCCTGAAagtctgatgatgatgttggATTTCATAAATATATTACAATGTTGAGCAGAAAAGGGACATCTTTAAAACAGATGTGCACTTTCTGATCCACCACAGTTTCTGATAGTTGAAAGGTAGAGGACAGACCCCAGACTCACAGCGAACATGTTGGTTTGTCAAATAAAGGCAcaactaataacaataataatggcTGAAGTCAATTTAAGGCCATTGGACACTGTAATTTTGGTCTATTGAGAGTCGTGAGAGAAACATGGTGAAATCTTTGATCGTCAATCCAACATCACAGGACGTTTCAAacatctccctccttctcagagtcatgACTCCGATCTGAGTGACGTCCACGTCCAGAGgagatcatcatctctgatgtccctcagagaggaaagacgctgcagaacctgcctgagaatcctcctgtttttaactttccttcagtgtctcagtgatcactgatggttgtctgtccgtccacgaggacgctgcagacaggagctgctaacagctgattcagctgcttttaatttaaaatataaacaaacgtAGGCCAATGGGAGTAAAACATTTGCATCATACGCGCTCCAGGCGGGATGAAAATGACCAGCGCAGGTAATGATAAAACCACCCCACCTCCACCGGAGACATCAGTCTAGTCCGAATGGAGCTTTCGATGTGTTTAAATCTCCAGTCTGTGATCGGGGTCACATGGTCCACCTGTGATCAGTGAAGCTGAAGCCATCTCAAACGACTCACCTCTCTCTGAAGCGGTCCAGGTTGTAGTAAAGACAGGAAGTCTGCTTGCCGCACTTTTTGCCCCACAGGATGCAGGTGGTGTCGATGACACTGCCGTACAACACCGGACCTGGCATAaacgctacacacacacacacacacacacacacacacacacacacacacggatattTCCTGTAAGCAGCTGACACGTGACCTTTTCCAATCTCTTTTTGCCTGTTAGCATTCATGATGAAGACGagagttcccctttaatatgacattttataatgCACACTACACATTTGAACTACTATATCTGTCAATGGAAGGACTGAGGAtgggaagagaaacagaagaatcACACCAACTGACACAGCGTTCAGCAGTGTGATGGACTCACCGAGCACCCTGAACAGCATGTACTGAACTCCCACTGCAAAAGACTTGTCTTCCGTGGGCACcgtcctgcagcagagaaacaaacattcattcatgATGAAGATGAGTGTTTATGTTCTGTGGGAAGATGTGCATTCattctggtgtgtgtttggtttgctgACATGCTGAAACATCgctgagcagcaggaggaatGTGGAGGAGGATTTCAAGACCctgcttctgttgttgtttccgTTGATCTGGTTCGGGGGGATTCAGCGTGACTGAGACTTTCAGAGGATATTATACCATCTCTGAGAATAAATGTAAAACGTAAAACGAAcaaatctgcttagaaatcataaaaaagacGCTCCCTCAAAGCCTGACAATCATCATGTTTTAGCATCTCAGATTGAAATAACCTCCCCCATAAGCAAAAGCAGCCGTTATATCGCTCTCCTCAAAGCCACCAGACTccatttataaaaacacaaattttacCTTGCAGCTCATCGtgagacacacaaaatataacTCACCAAAACCGTTTATAAATAATCTAAATATAAACCGTCCACGTCCACATATTTAATGAACAAAAAGTGTAAacttacattttcacattaatctgttgattaattTCTCCTTTAATCAAttaaaagttttgtttattttattagaaattTGTGTAAATGTCCATCAAACGCTCCCACAGCAGGAGGCGATAGTTgctgattgattttctgttgattgaatCTGAACAGACTTCATTGTTGAAGCTCTGAGTATCTCTGGTATCTTCTCTGCTGATCCACGGTCAGCTTTACTTCCTGCTTGTTTGAGCTTTTTGCCTtcagtctgtctcctctgctctggtTGTCTTGCCATCATTGTCCTAAAAGTGGTGGATTATGTATAACAATGTGTCACCCTATGAAACCTCAAAGCCCATAAtctttgtttcatgtcaaatcTCACATCACGACGGTGGCAACAGGCGGAATAAGAATCTGAATCTCGGgtgagaaagaataaaaaacacaaacaataaaaggcTCTCCTTCTACCTTCccttgaggaaaaaaagaaaattacaaacCCTCCCCTTctgaccccccctcctctttcacaACCATCTggaatgtattttaatgttttgcagctgtgagtagctcctcagttgtactttgtgtttttcaggatgCAAACTTTTTGAGTGGGTGAACAGACTAGAGAGCAGCATTAGAACTAGTAATACTAGTAACActcattattaattcattactttttcatgtttttggtcACACTTGCTGCACCGCCACTACAGTCGTGTCTCAGTGTGCGAGATGATCTAATGAAGTCTTGGTGTCAAGACTGACGGGGGTCTACGGAGACTTCCTCGGACTTCATGGTCTGGACAGGTGTGTGTCTCTCTAAATCgtgtccaatcaactgaatttgcCACAGCTGCACTGGAATCGCTTTCTAGAGATATCTTctaataaaaatgacagaataaaCAAGAAGGGGTTTATGTGGGAGAAGAGATTTACTACTGAGGAGGCTGATGTGCTGCATATCTGCAGGAATATTTCATGTCGAAATGAAACTTTACGAAGGACATGTGCTTCTAAAACGTGTGCTGTCCCTGAATCAGATGggacaaagaagacaaagatCTTTAGTGTCACAGTTGTCATAAACATTCAGCAGGAAAACAGAttgtgtgatttgggtgaaaagagaaaagtgagTCCCGGTTTGTTTTATTCTCTACAAACTAAGATGATTTAAGAGAGTTAAATTTCCATGATATGACTCGACTAAAGCTTGAAATATTCTGATGTTCAGATGATGAAAAACTGCAGTTGTCGTGTGAAGATTTGATTGTGAAAGTTGTTTAATTTGCTTCTCCATTTTCTGACTTTCTCTGTTGTAAGTTTGCGCTGCACTCTGGTCCTTGTGTAAAAACATGGTGTCTAGTAAGCAAGCAGGCCGGGAAGCTGTATGACACAGTAATAAAAACTGAATCCAGTCATTCTCATAATGATAATCAAAGCAAACAAGTTGCAAAAAAAAttctaaaaacatgttttcactttgtcattatgggatATTGAGTGTTGAAGTAATTTCCAAAAAGGTAAATTTATTCAACTTAAATTCACAACACAAAGTCTGCAAAGAGTGAAGGATCCTGAACACTTCCTGCGTCACTTCCTGCTgtattctgattggctgctaaACTGGCTGTCACGGAGTCTCACAGAGATCTGGTTCCACCGTTTGGATCGGCAAGCAGAGGTCAGACTTTGTGTTCTGTCCGACTGTCTTTAGTGGCGGTTCACGTTGACATATGTTTCTGTTgaaataatcatttttattctcaTGCTTTCATACCTGAGTATCATGATGTAGGAGGGGGTCTGTGAGAAGGAGGCGACGAAGCTGGTGAGACCGAGCAGAGCcatgaaggggaggaggaggtgggagcaTCCGCTGCCGCAAGTCCCAGGAGAGGCGAAGCCGGGACCGCCAAGACCGCTGACACACCGACACTCAGTGTAGTtctacacaaacagacacactttcAGGACACAGGCAGAGATAGCGCCCCCTACAGGCGGCAGAGTTCATCACAGCCACAATGTGAACAAACAGCATCCTGATGATTCATCTGATCCTGGAGTCTCATAAAGTCTGTCCTGAGGAAAGGTCCTAAAAATCTAACTGGTTCATCTTCTAGAAAGATCaggacatttcatttaaattgagCCAGTGGAGACACTTTAACGAAGTTAAGAAAGAATAATGTTTCCTGCTGAGACTGCAAATGCAATAACATTTTAGATGTGAGATGAATGTGCataaagtcaatggaaagacgAGACTTGATTGACAAAGTCATCtgtagattaattgataatgaaactAATGGTTCGttccagcagagaggaaagagcgAGAGGCTGGAGGAAACCTTGGGGTTCGTATGGAGATCAGGACGTGAGCGTATGTTGCTAcctagcttacagctaacacCTGTACAGCTGGTTCATTGAGGGGCAGCGCTCTGTTTGAACCTTCACAGCTCAGCTGTGGTTTGTAGTTAAATGAAgaaagtattttgtatttttgtcattttttattatctgaaagcaaacatttgtttcctctctggGAAGAAACGTGGATGTTGGTGAAGTGACGAACCTGTCAACAGGACTTCTGTGTAAACTCCAACtcatgtacagtgcatccggaaagtattcataccgcttcactttttccactttttgttatgttacagccttattctatgatgctgccaccaccgtgcttcactgtagggatggtattggccagGTGATaagcggtgcctggtttcctccagacatgacgcttgacattcaggccaaagagttcaatcttggtttcatcagaccagagaattttgtttctcatggtctgagagtccttcaggtgtCTATTGGCAAACTCCAAGCGGGCTGTCATGTGCTTTgtactaaggagtggcttccgtctggccactctaccataaaggcctgattggtggagggctgcagagatggttgtccttctggaaggttctcccatctccacagaggaacgctggagctctgtcagagtgaccatcgggttcttggtcacctccctgaccaaGGCCCTTCCCCCCCGATTGCTCATTTTGGCCGggcggccagctctaggaagagtcctggtggatccaaacttcttccatttacgaatgatggaggccactgtgctcttTGGGACCTTCAATGCTGCAGAGGTTTTTCTGGACCCTTCCCCAGATCTGTGCCTCGatacaatcctgtctcggaggtctacagacaattcctttgacttcatggctTGGGTTagggaaacaggatgcacctcATAGCaaagggtgtgaatacttatgtacatgtcatatttgagtgttttatttttaataaattgtctaaaaaacattttcccctttgtcattatggggtattgtgtgtagaattttgagaaaaaaagccTTCTGGAATAAgactgtaacataacaaaatgtggaaaaaggaTGCACTTTATaatctgctgtttctctttcactcaaACTTCACTCTGGGAATTTTTATGTTTCCTGGAAAGCTGCATGTGGTGGCTGAGATTATTACTTTCAGTTACAGGGAACACGTTGGGGAGAGGGACAGTAAACCCCCGAGAGGGAGATTTCATCCAGCTGAGGATGAAGAGTCTGAAGAGTCACCTCTTTTGAAGACTCCACCTGGTCCTCTTCCACTTTGACTACAAACTGTTCCTCTGATGATTTCTTTCAGCATCATTATTGAATGTTTGACGCATCTACAAGAAACCTTCACCAGTGAGGTTTTAGAGTCAAACTCCTCTGGAGCAGCTACAAACATCTGGACATGATGCCACTTCCAGCACATCTGGCCAGTTATCCAATGTTCAATTTGTactttcattttcctgtttaaaaatgtagaaTCACTgccaacatgaaaataaaaatcagagaCATTGAGAAATCATTTTTAGTTTCACTTTGAGATTGGCAGGAAGCGGACTGTTACGCTCGAATCATTTCCCGATCTTAactcatttgtaatgaaaataaaatggaaacagcAGTTTCATAATGGTGGGATTTTGTGAAATCTGAAGTCTGCGCTAGCTTCcactagcgccaccatcaggccaaattTTCCAGATGTACAAAAGACACATCCCACCATTAGATACCTACTGAAAGCACATTCCTGCTCCCCAGTTTAGACGTTtagatctatctatctatctaaacagttaaatgtttgaaatagttTTTCGTGAACTTTACTCCAGCTTCCACCAGCAGCTTTCAGTCCCTCCAATAacacaggggggggggacacagagAGCTTTATTCAGCCTCTACATTTGTTTCGCTGTGCATATTAATGCTGTCTGTTTCCACTCAAGACGTTGGGGGAATAATAAAGTGGAAAGGAACTCAAAAACAGGGTGTGATTTTGGGAGAGACAgtcagatgaagagagagaatagattatatttcatatcagaaagagaagagggacgCAGCTCTGAATGACGCCAAAGAGTTCTGGCCAAGAGACAAGATGTGATGTCATCGACTTCACCAAGAACCTGGAGAGTAACTGGGAACTGGCAGCACGCAAATCCAGAGCTGACTGGTCCCATGTGACTGCTCACCACATGAATTTAAATTCAAGGCATGAAGTAGTTTGAAAGTGAATCACATTTTTGgacacaaaatcatttttacaaaGTTCTGTGTTAGTCCAAATGTGTGATAACAGGATGTGAAACTGTGCGTGacaatttcaaagtaaaatgataaaataattctTACTATGGCTTTGTTGTTGGTATCTGTCTCTACGGCGATGCAGCCGGCGTGGCAGGGAGACCTGAACTCCACGCCGTTCGAACCACAGACCGGGTTAAAGGCCTCCTGAGGACACCAGCAGTCAGCGCTGCACGACAACGCATCAgggctgaaaacacacacacacgttattaTACTTTTAAGTTGAAAGGACCTGTAGTTACGAAACCTTTCAAAGTAGGAAACTGAGACACAAATGCTGTTGTCTACTTATTCATCAGACCACGTGTGTGTTGTCTATCATGCAGTGAATTGACCAGCTTATCTGGACTTTTTTCCGTCTTTTCTATCATTGTTCCCTTTTCCGTTCTTCTTGTGGCAGCAAAGTGGTAAAACCAAATACGCCGACCCTTACtgaccacagaagaagaagagcctCCAGGAGCAAGTCAGGAACTACATGTTTATTCTGCTGCAGGCTGACGGCGGTGAAATGAGCTCCCCAGGCTTTTGTAGCTCGTGTTCTTGGTGCATGTAAACTGACGGTGTAGCTACCTGGTAGGAAAGACCCCGGCGACCTTCTGGGTGGGGCAGCCAATGAGCAACAGCGGCGTGGCGGAGAACATGCAGAGCAGGATGGCAGCGGTGCACAACTTGCTGGCACCGCTGACCGAAATATTCAACCTCCGCATCAGAGCTCCACCCAGGACGGTGCCCAGCACTGCCAGAGGGATACAAACTCcacctgaaagaaagaaatcagaaGTAACTTCAGTCTGATACCACTGGAGCTGCTATAACACATATGATAAACCCGTGTGCACTCTCACCTATCATCATGGTGGAAAAGGAGACGGTCTGGCTGAACTGTCTCTCTATGAACTTGGCCATGAAGGTGGCGAGGCCGGCCAGCAGCGCCGCCAGGTTGACCTGCGCCAGAACCACCAGCAGGTAGATCGGGCTCCGCAGTGTTCGCAGAGCGATACGAGGAAAACCTGAGGGACAGTGGTGGACAGGAAGGCTAATGAGGTCTGATGGACGGAGACATTTACCCTCTGGATATCTCAAAAAATCTCACCAAAATACAAagattcaaacatttaaaaagaattcAAATACAATGAACTACTTTTTCTCATGGTGCTCAAGTgttgaaaaaatacatttgacaaGCATTTCccagttagttagttagacAATCTTTCGGTCTTGTTTTGAACTCATCAGGGCGACATTATTCTGAAGAAATAGTCTCAGTGTCTTCCTGTTCATGGAAAGAGACGTCGAGTTTCTTTCATGTATTTCTTCTGCAAATGGGA
The Enoplosus armatus isolate fEnoArm2 chromosome 13, fEnoArm2.hap1, whole genome shotgun sequence genome window above contains:
- the slco2b1 gene encoding solute carrier organic anion transporter family member 2B1; the protein is MGANDLKSDPAGSRPPARHQSLFNSIKFFVFCHSLLQLAQLLVSGYMKSSISTIERRYGFSSQKSGLLASFNEVGNTVLIVFVSFLGSRVHRPRFIGGGALLACLASLLMAMPHFLSGPYEYTDRISSSSDNSSGLCRSESTLTTSSSNQSCSRQDSPAQQVVYPLLLLGQLLLGIGAVPIQPFGISYIDDYASKKNSPLYLGILLAVTSIGPAFGFITGSLMLRFYVDFDKLSKDQIELNHKDLRWVGAWWLGFLVASCFLFLAALPYLFFPRNMLKEDDADDDESRSDSEQQTNLPQEVSLLQFLKSFPRIALRTLRSPIYLLVVLAQVNLAALLAGLATFMAKFIERQFSQTVSFSTMMIGGVCIPLAVLGTVLGGALMRRLNISVSGASKLCTAAILLCMFSATPLLLIGCPTQKVAGVFPTSPDALSCSADCWCPQEAFNPVCGSNGVEFRSPCHAGCIAVETDTNNKAINYTECRCVSGLGGPGFASPGTCGSGCSHLLLPFMALLGLTSFVASFSQTPSYIMILRTVPTEDKSFAVGVQYMLFRVLAFMPGPVLYGSVIDTTCILWGKKCGKQTSCLYYNLDRFRERFLGMQVVFVCGGLLCFLLTVVVLRRRAGHQEPQPESKGGYELVNGQKTPSKEKELIKT